The genomic segment GCCGGCGCGGTCGTACTCGTGTTCGAGACCGTTCGACGGAACCGGCAGTATCAGTCACTTACTTACGATTTCTCGCACAAATTACTGTCGTGAGACTACAGCAGTTCGTCGAATCGGCCGACGAGCGAGCCCTCTCGCTCGTCGTGGTGAATCGGGAGTCGCCGAGGCCGATTCAGACCATGCTCGAAGGGTTGTTCGACGGCCAACCCGTCGAAGTGGACGAGCGACGACTCCCCGACGGGGACGACGACGCGGTCCTCCTCGTCGACGACGGCGAAATCGTTGCCTCCTCGCCGCTGGCGGCGTTACAGGAGTCGATTCTCCTCGTGAACTCCGATCTGTACATCACCGGCACTCGCGCCGCCACCGACGTCGAGATTCCGGACGTCGTCGCGGCCATGGAGAACGTGCGGTTCACGTTGCGGGGGTACCCCGAGTCGAACAAGGAGAAGCTACTGCTCATCACGATTTCGCGGTACATCGAGCGGTTGGCGCTGGAGAGCGACGGCGGCACGCACCGCGCGTCGTTCCAGCGACTCTCCCGCATCGACGACGAACTCGGAACGCGCCGGGTGTACGAACGACTGGCGGCGTCGGCGGTTGACACGCACGTCTACGGCGTCCCCGACTGGACGCCGCCGCCGGACTTCGAGGTCACGATGCACGGTGGATGGACGCCGACGTTCCGCGACTCGTGGTTCGTCACCTTCGCCTCGGAGTCCACGGACGGTCCGCACGCGGCACTCGTCGCGTTGGAAACCGAACCGCGCGTCTGGGACGGGTTCTGGACGTTCGATTCGGGAGACACGCGGCGTATCTCGCGGTACATCGAACGGAGACTGTGACGCACCGCCGCTTCGACCGGAACGCACTTCGATATAGCGCGATGCGATACATGCAATCTCGACAGAACTTCTCTACAGAGAGTATTCTCCCGCGAGGAGACTGAACGGCGTGTCGTCGCGAAGCGGTCCGACCGCGTGGCCCGATGCGAGAGCGCGGCACGGCGTCGACCGCCGTCCGCCGCCTCGGAAGCTACGAATCCCGTTCCAGCGCCTCCCGGCGGTTCTCGTACTCCTCCTCGGTCAGGTCGCCGCGCGCGTACGCGAGACGGAGT from the Halogeometricum rufum genome contains:
- a CDS encoding DICT sensory domain-containing protein, which codes for MRLQQFVESADERALSLVVVNRESPRPIQTMLEGLFDGQPVEVDERRLPDGDDDAVLLVDDGEIVASSPLAALQESILLVNSDLYITGTRAATDVEIPDVVAAMENVRFTLRGYPESNKEKLLLITISRYIERLALESDGGTHRASFQRLSRIDDELGTRRVYERLAASAVDTHVYGVPDWTPPPDFEVTMHGGWTPTFRDSWFVTFASESTDGPHAALVALETEPRVWDGFWTFDSGDTRRISRYIERRL